The Miscanthus floridulus cultivar M001 chromosome 7, ASM1932011v1, whole genome shotgun sequence genome includes a region encoding these proteins:
- the LOC136466639 gene encoding uncharacterized protein, whose translation MEETAEKASSYRYWVREATGDAAPLPVPCKLDPTANGNGNPPPLGSVWNQAGTWEEKNLNSWANTRIKDLLGSLGSLEFPTGKASVDEVSKCSGDAFQVTVRNKKRVGYNYELSLRFKGEWLIKEENKKIKGHLDIPEFSFGEIDDLEVQVRFSDDKGLASDDKTRICKDLKSFLAPIQEKMRMFEEELKGR comes from the exons ATGGAGGAGACGGCTGAGAAGGCGTCGTCGTACAGGTACTGGGTGCGGGAGGCCACCGGCGACGCCGCGCCGCTCCCCGTCCCGTGCAAGCTCGACCCCACCGCCAACGGGAACGGGAACCCGCCACCCCTCGGCTCCGTCTGGAATCAG GCTGGAACCTGGGAGGAAAAGAACCTCAACTCATGGGCCAATACTAGGATAAAG GATTTGCTGGGCTCTTTAGGTTCATTGGAGTTCCCTACAGGGAAGGCATCAGTTGATGAAGTGTCCAAGTGCTCAGGCGAT GCATTTCAGGTCACTGTCCGCAACAAGAAGAGAGTAGGATATAATTATGAACTAAGCTTGAGATTTAAAG GTGAATGGTTAattaaagaagaaaacaagaagatcAAAGGACATTTAGACATTCCTGAGTTTTCGTTTGGTGAGATTGATGACTTGGAG GTACAAGTAAGGTTCAGTGATGACAAGGGCCTTGCATCCGATGACAAAACACGGATCTGCAAGGATCTCAAGTCCTTCCTGGCGCCGATTCAGGAGAAAATGCGCATGTTTGAAGAAGAGCTCAAAGGTAGATAG
- the LOC136466635 gene encoding putative vacuolar cation/proton exchanger 4, giving the protein MATDSADSQRLLLGRQNSHQADGADEFEDNNLAAPEPLSHNIGASFQRNPSSTNSGVFGSLKIVLLKSKLNLLIPCGFFAILINYLSQNKAWVFPLSLLGIIPLAERLGFATEQLGLFTGRTAGGLLNATFGNATELVISIHALRSGKLQVVQQSLLGSILSNTLLVLGCAFFGGGLTCGKSEQIFRKEDAVLNSGLLLMAVMGLVSPAMLYYTHTEVNLGKSALALSRFSSCIMLFAYAAFIFFELSNSRRRDESSEGGGGDQGDDDCEYAFPEISMWEAIAWIAIFTAWISVFSDFLVDAIEGASKAWKIPVAFISNVLLPIVGNAAEHASAVMFAMKDKLDLSLGVAIGSSTQISMFVIPFSVVAGWMMGQPMDLNFHLFETASLLITVLVVALLLQDGTSNCFKGLMLILCYLIVAASFYVYADPNIDGV; this is encoded by the exons ATGGCTACGGACAGTGCCGATTCCCAGAGGCTCTTGCTTGGGCGTCAAAACTCACATCAG GCTGATGGAGCAGATGAGTTCGAGGACAACAATCTTGCTGCACCAGAACCTTTGTCCCACAATATCGGAGCAAGTTTCCAAAGGAATCCAAGCTCTACAAACTCGGGTGTATTCGGAAGCCTGAAGATTGTGCTGCTGAAATCTAAGCTCAATTTGCTTATACCATGTGGATTCTTTGCAATCCTGATCAATTATCTCAGCCAAAATAAG GCCTGGGTATTTCCTCTGAGCCTGTTGGGTATCATTCCTTTGGCTGAGCGATTGGGTTTTGCTACCGA GCAGCTAGGACTCTTCACTGGCCGAACAG CTGGGGGCCTCCTGAATGCTACATTTGGCAATGCCACCGAGCTGGTCATATCGATTCATGCGCTTCGGAGCGGAAAGCTACAGGTGGTTCAGCAATCTCTCCTCGGATCAATCCTGTCAAACACGCTGCTGGTTCTTGGCTGTGCGTTCTTTGGTGGGGGGCTCACCTGCGGCAAATCAGAGCAGATTTTCAGAAAG GAAGATGCAGTGCTGAACTCTGGGCTGCTCTTGATGGCTGTGATGGGGCTGGTCTCTCCTGCTATGCTGTACTATACTCACACCGAGGTTAACTTGGGCAAGTCAGCACTGGCATTGTCAAGATTCAGCAGCTGCATAATGCTTTTTGCTTATGCTGCTTTCATTTTCTTCGAGCTGTCCAACAGTCGCCGCAGAGACGAATCTAGTGAG GGAGGAGGTGGGGATCAAGGGGACGACGATTGCGAATACGCGTTTCCTGAAATTTCTATGTGGGAAGCCATTGCTTGGATTGCAATTTTTACTGCTTGGATCTCAGTTTTCTCTGACTTTTTAGTTGATGCAATCGAG GGAGCTTCCAAGGCTTGGAAAATACCAGTTGCGTTCATCAGTAATGTTTTGCTTCCAATTGTAGGGAATGCTGCAGAACATGCCAGTGCTGTTATGTTTGCAATGAAAGACAAATTA GACCTTTCCCTTGGAGTCGCCATCGGGTCTTCGACACAGATATCCATGTTTGTG ATACCATTTAGTGTAGTGGCAGGATGGATGATGGGCCAGCCAATGGACTTGAATTTCCATCTGTTTGAAACCGCCAGCCTCTTGATAACCGTACTGGTTGTAGCACTTCTGTTGCAG GATGGGACTTCGAATTGTTTCAAAGGACTGATGCTAATTCTCTGCTACCTGATAGTAGCTGCCAGTTTTTATGTATATGCTGATCCAAATATTGATG GTGTTTAG
- the LOC136462695 gene encoding protein REPRESSOR OF SILENCING 3-like — MAAAAAAGEGVVGGDNSAGVLLRIFVGGLAESVGAADLEALFASAGRVAGVEFVRTNGRSFAYVDFHCPNDKALAKLFSTYNGCKWKGGKLKLEKAKEHYLTRLKREWEQDAAAAASKEAALKDNAENQEPKLDKAALEGMKINIYFPKLRKVKALPLKGTGKHKYSFRHIEVPSYPIHFCDCEEHCGPPEEANNEYASVLNAAAYEKERNIMNSVMNKLFEKENEHLDSCEVEKFDGHTDTIEPSDAVNDMQIEETEEAPEVDLDDLPMEETEESSDEDLDDDLVINIAPRKSNKSAVRANMEKQEVNKDSQLQKRPRIEEPSLPKKRQKSEASSEPIKRNGEHVSVISDTRTAGKTLPAKSEASQNEQKSLGLKGKGTYEFSSALPKDKSSTGSQGITALASSSTKNESAQNIGSTEPKKGYSWTQKSAWRDLVGGMGSTSFSLSQVLPNNNSAPAVLSNVTGSERSSKSLEATTQLSSEQRLPSSMGMLSTGTTDESTGDAIGGEPKESNKPQKVRVVPKITISEVCPFMRSTESQKQWSKAKKVISGFAKKGNESSAGKGKPSNKQ, encoded by the exons atggcggcggcggcggcggccggggagGGAGTAGTAGGAGGAGACAACAGCGCGGGCGTCCTGTTGCGCATCTTCGTGGGTGGGCTGGCGGAGAGCGTGGGCGCGGCCGACCTAGAGGCCCTGTTCGCCTCCGCCGGGCGCGTCGCCGGCGTCGAGTTCGTGCGCACAAACGGACGCAGCTTCGCCTACGTCGACTTCCACTGCCCCAACGACAAGGCGCTCGCCAAGCTCTTCTCCACC TACAATGGGTGCAAATGGAAAGGAGGGAAGCTCAAGCTGGAGAAGGCAAAAGAGCACTACCTCACTCGCCTTAAACGAGAATGGGAGCAGGATGCGGCTGCAGCGGCGTCAAAGGAAGCTGCGCTGAAAGATAATGCAGAGAACCAGGAGCCAAAACTAGACAAGGCTGCTTTGGAGGGCATGAAGATTAACATCTACTTCCCAAAACTGAGGAAG GTGAAAGCTTTGCCATTGAAAGGCACAGGAAAGCATAAATACAGTTTCCGACATATTGAAGTTCCTTCTTATCCTATTCATTTCTGTGACTGTGAGGAGCATTGTGGACCTCCTGAGGAAGCTAATAATGAATATGCTTCTGTTCTTAATGCTGCTGCATATGAGAAGGAACGTAACATTATgaattctgtgatgaacaagcTTTTTGAGAAGGAAAATGAACATCTTGATTCATGTGAAGTGGAGAAATTTGATGGTCATACTGACACCATTGAACCCTCTGATGCTGTGAATGACATGCAAATTGAAGAAACGGAAGAGGCTCCAGAGGTGGATCTGGATGACTTGCCAATGGAAGAAACAGAAGAGTCTTCAGACGAAGATTTAGATGATGACCTTGTGATTAACATTGCTCCCCGCAAGTCCAATAAATCAGCAGTTCGAGCGAACATGGAAAAGCAGGAAGTGAATAAG GACTCACAGTTACAAAAGCGTCCGAGGATTGAAGAGCCTTCCCTGCCGAAAAAGAGGCAGAAATCTGAAGCCTCATCTGAACCTATAAAAAGGAATGGAGAACATGTTTCGGTTATTTCAGACACTAGAACCGCAGGCAAGACTTTGCCTGCAAAATCAGAAGCCAGCCAAAATGAACAAAAGTCTCTGGGTTTGAAAGGAAAAGGAACATATGAGTTCTCTTCAGCACTCCCCAAAGATAAAAGCTCTACAGGTTCTCAAGGCATTACGGCTCTAGCAAGTTCttctaccaaaaatgaaagtGCACAAAATATTGGTTCTACTGAACCTAAAAAAGGTTATTCATGGACTCAGAAATCAGCCTGGAGAGATCTTGTAGGGGGCATGGGGAGCACATCTTTCAGCCTATCACAGGTGTTACCGAACAACAATTCAGCACCAGCAGTACTTTCAAATGTTACTGGTAGTGAGAGATCTTCAAAATCCTTGGAAGCTACAACACAGCTCTCATCTGAGCAGAGGTTGCCGAGTTCCATGGGAATGCTGTCTACCGGCACTACAGATGAGTCAACAGGCGATGCCATTGGTGGTGAGCCTAAGGAGAGCAATAAGCCGCAAAAGGTGCGGGTGGTCCCAAAGATCACCATTAGTGAAGTTTGCCCTTTCATGAGAAGCACAGAGTCACAAAAGCAATGGTCAAAGGCAAAGAAAGTTATAAGTGGGTTTGCGAAGAAGGGAAACGAGAGCAGCGCCGGAAAGGGAAAGCCATCGAATAAGCAATAA